In a single window of the Nitrospirota bacterium genome:
- a CDS encoding XRE family transcriptional regulator, whose amino-acid sequence KAAQILGLTQPKLSNLLSGKFRGISEAKMLECLARLGRDVKIVVGAPVRGKTLVVLKWSLPDSKYG is encoded by the coding sequence AAGGCTGCACAAATCCTTGGATTGACTCAACCGAAACTCTCGAACCTGTTAAGTGGAAAATTCCGGGGAATTAGCGAAGCGAAGATGTTGGAATGTCTGGCTCGTCTTGGCCGGGACGTAAAGATTGTAGTGGGTGCCCCCGTAAGAGGCAAGACGCTGGTCGTGTTAAAGTGGTCTTTGCCTGATTCGAAATACGGCTAA
- a CDS encoding PIN domain-containing protein — translation MKDKIFLDTNILVYCFDSSDRVKKEKATQILKDLWETSNGVLSLQVLKEFFVTVTAKLPVKMDFKSAKAAILDLFSWNIYMEDRSSLEKTFEIVQKYHLSFWDANIISAAILSQCNKILSEDLRHGQVIEGVQIINPLL, via the coding sequence ATGAAAGATAAGATTTTTTTGGATACCAATATATTGGTATATTGTTTTGACAGTTCAGATAGGGTTAAAAAAGAAAAAGCAACTCAGATATTAAAAGATCTCTGGGAAACTTCAAATGGGGTGCTCAGTCTTCAGGTTCTAAAAGAGTTTTTTGTGACGGTTACGGCTAAGCTCCCTGTAAAAATGGATTTTAAAAGCGCGAAGGCGGCAATTTTAGATTTATTCAGCTGGAATATTTACATGGAAGACCGGAGTTCTCTTGAAAAGACTTTTGAAATTGTTCAAAAATATCATCTTTCGTTTTGGGATGCAAATATCATCAGTGCGGCCATCCTGTCTCAGTGTAATAAAATTTTAAGTGAAGACCTTCGACATGGTCAGGTGATTGAGGGGGTGCAAATTATCAATCCGCTTTTGTAA
- a CDS encoding tetratricopeptide repeat protein — MKGHSMEELKTLYREAMKNFRENKLNEAIGNLEKAIEIDPGFANGLEALGEMYQRAQRLDDAIRVLQRFCEIAPDEVMGHTNLSRLYQKKGMIKEAEDEQAKARLLSMKK, encoded by the coding sequence ATGAAAGGACATTCGATGGAAGAACTCAAGACCCTTTATCGGGAAGCCATGAAAAATTTTCGTGAAAACAAACTTAATGAAGCAATCGGAAACCTGGAAAAGGCAATAGAAATCGATCCTGGGTTTGCAAACGGACTCGAAGCGCTAGGAGAAATGTACCAGAGGGCTCAGCGGCTGGATGACGCTATTCGGGTTTTACAACGATTTTGTGAAATCGCACCGGATGAAGTGATGGGGCATACCAATCTGTCGCGTTTGTATCAAAAAAAGGGGATGATCAAGGAAGCCGAAGATGAGCAGGCGAAAGCACGGCTCCTTTCGATGAAAAAGTAG
- a CDS encoding 3-dehydroquinate synthase, with amino-acid sequence MQKFHKNIVLVGFMGVGKSTVGKLLAKQTGYTFLDTDQVIEEKEGFSISEIFERKGENYFREIEKEVIRHISQRDDSLIVATGGGALLKPENLKNLKKIGCLICLRASAEEILKRVKNEKHRPLLRGDNPLGEIKALMRERELTYQAAEWVIETDQKTPQEIYKNIKEKILKHSSNCPLSVQVQLGGERTYPILLGRGTVFQLGEYLGRQHKGKVAVMTNPLVWKLHGAALRKSLVGAGFKILVIQIPDGERYKNIRWVNYAIGELLKNKFERGSPILAFGGGVIGDLAGFVSGTFLRGTPFVQVPTTLIAQVDSSIGGKTGVNHPLGKNLIGIFHQPGFVWMDTEFLQTLKKRDYTSGLAEVIKYGVIDDEKLFEFLEKSRDLILQKDPETVFHLVKRSCEIKAHVVSQDEKESGLRKILNYGHTMGHAIEAVTRYKTYRHGEAIAIGMHFAASVALNGGDCSKDLVERQKNLIESLNLPALLPKLKRKEILKSMAFDKKVKAGQIYFILPKTIGEVVIKPVDAKLIEKTMITLIH; translated from the coding sequence TTGCAAAAATTTCATAAGAATATTGTTCTTGTTGGTTTTATGGGTGTCGGAAAATCAACAGTGGGAAAATTGTTGGCAAAACAGACCGGGTATACCTTTTTGGATACCGACCAGGTCATCGAAGAAAAGGAAGGATTCTCCATTTCTGAAATTTTTGAAAGAAAAGGGGAAAATTACTTTAGGGAAATCGAAAAAGAGGTGATTCGGCACATTTCTCAAAGAGATGATTCCCTTATCGTTGCAACAGGCGGAGGGGCCCTATTAAAACCTGAAAATCTTAAGAATTTAAAAAAAATAGGTTGTTTAATTTGTTTAAGAGCCTCGGCGGAAGAAATTTTAAAAAGAGTTAAAAACGAAAAACATCGGCCTTTGTTAAGGGGTGACAACCCTCTTGGAGAAATTAAGGCCTTAATGAGAGAGAGAGAATTGACCTATCAAGCTGCTGAATGGGTCATCGAAACCGATCAAAAAACACCTCAGGAAATTTATAAAAACATTAAGGAGAAAATATTGAAACATTCTTCAAATTGTCCTCTATCTGTACAGGTTCAATTAGGGGGAGAACGAACCTATCCTATTCTTTTGGGAAGAGGGACCGTCTTTCAATTGGGAGAATACCTCGGACGACAGCATAAAGGTAAAGTTGCGGTAATGACAAATCCGCTCGTCTGGAAACTTCATGGTGCGGCGCTGAGGAAGTCTTTGGTTGGCGCGGGGTTTAAAATTTTGGTCATTCAAATTCCGGATGGGGAACGATATAAAAATATTCGATGGGTCAATTACGCGATAGGGGAATTGTTAAAAAATAAGTTTGAAAGAGGGTCTCCTATTCTTGCTTTCGGGGGAGGTGTCATTGGAGACCTCGCAGGTTTTGTCTCAGGCACTTTTTTAAGAGGGACGCCGTTTGTTCAAGTTCCTACGACCTTAATCGCCCAGGTCGATTCAAGTATCGGAGGAAAAACCGGGGTCAATCACCCTTTGGGGAAAAATCTGATCGGGATCTTTCACCAGCCAGGATTTGTGTGGATGGATACGGAATTTCTTCAAACCCTTAAGAAAAGAGATTACACTTCAGGTTTGGCCGAGGTCATCAAGTACGGAGTCATAGATGACGAAAAACTGTTTGAGTTTCTTGAAAAAAGCAGGGATCTGATTCTTCAGAAAGATCCTGAAACGGTTTTTCACCTGGTGAAAAGATCATGTGAGATAAAAGCCCATGTGGTCAGTCAGGATGAAAAAGAATCGGGTTTAAGAAAAATCTTAAATTACGGCCATACGATGGGTCATGCCATCGAAGCAGTCACCCGATATAAAACCTACCGGCATGGTGAGGCGATTGCCATTGGAATGCATTTCGCGGCGTCGGTTGCCTTAAACGGGGGCGACTGTTCAAAGGATTTGGTGGAGAGGCAAAAAAACCTGATTGAATCACTTAATCTGCCAGCCTTATTGCCCAAATTAAAAAGGAAAGAGATATTAAAAAGTATGGCTTTCGACAAAAAGGTCAAGGCCGGACAGATTTATTTCATTCTTCCGAAAACAATCGGGGAAGTGGTCATTAAACCGGTTGATGCCAAGCTCATTGAAAAGACGATGATAACCCTGATCCATTGA
- the pilQ gene encoding type IV pilus secretin PilQ, translating into MKIFNWCYRIMIFGIISIGLISCGLTSSMLKSSSKEKNKINSIKVMDYADKTEIVIEGDKAISYTAFSLTDPLRYVVDLSGISSGNYKEKIDVNLGSVTSIVPIENAQPFKAVRLEIGLLNQVEPAIRKEGLTLVVDIPKKDLGANPPEQVELTKEDSKEKAGSDSMPGFNLTPSAISTSETSASSEGSKDTAPAAENQASGPSPEEKQKVATRKNHVESIKVDQTEQTVDVMISGEFSAPRVFKLKGNRLVIDINGATQEIRPLIQKVHLPPVEKIRIGQHPAPKKVRIVLDLSENVPFTTESDENVFTVHLMKSGVPQPVSQANGETAVQNEPESKNEVAKEEKPSEPSPPEAAAPAPPQNMVKRPKKGNILFVERTQTTRKRYVGEKIFLNFQDTEISNVLRIISEVSGFNFVIGDEVKGKVNLKLKNVPWDQALDLVLKMNNLGQIREGNIIRVTSLANITKQQDDELKVKDSQIKTEDLVTQVIHVNYAKAVEMMEPLKKNMSSRGEITADIRTNSLVIKDIEKNINQVADLIKTLDSRTPQVLIEARIVQVSPTYTQSLGVQWGAQTSQVINNNTNQIGITSGISGPFNAQTPGFAVNLPAASPFGGVGFSFGTLTGNPLNLDLRISAGEARGLTKIISTPKIAVLDNMEAKIEQGESIPFATTSLSGTQTTFVDANLTLTVTPHVTADGSVIMKINTAKNAPGSTRQGAAGPSILKKQASTNILVKDGDTAVIGGIYETSKADSTSGVPILSKIPILGWFFKNHQVDENTSELLVFLTPKIMK; encoded by the coding sequence ATGAAAATTTTTAATTGGTGTTACAGGATCATGATTTTCGGGATCATTTCGATCGGACTGATCTCCTGCGGTTTGACGAGTTCAATGCTCAAATCGAGTTCCAAAGAAAAAAATAAAATCAATAGCATTAAAGTCATGGATTACGCGGATAAAACCGAGATTGTGATAGAAGGGGACAAAGCGATTTCTTATACGGCTTTTTCCTTAACCGATCCCCTGCGGTATGTGGTTGATCTCTCTGGAATCTCTTCAGGAAATTATAAAGAAAAAATAGATGTTAATCTCGGCTCCGTAACCAGTATCGTTCCCATAGAAAATGCACAACCCTTTAAAGCCGTACGACTTGAAATCGGATTGTTAAATCAGGTTGAGCCCGCTATCAGAAAAGAGGGATTAACATTAGTTGTCGATATACCGAAAAAGGACCTGGGTGCAAATCCTCCAGAACAGGTTGAATTAACAAAAGAAGACAGTAAGGAAAAAGCGGGATCTGATTCGATGCCCGGGTTTAACCTGACGCCTTCCGCCATTTCCACCTCCGAAACTTCTGCGTCATCCGAAGGTTCAAAGGACACCGCTCCGGCGGCGGAAAATCAGGCCTCCGGCCCGTCTCCTGAAGAAAAACAGAAAGTTGCGACAAGAAAAAATCATGTCGAATCGATAAAGGTTGATCAAACTGAGCAGACCGTTGATGTGATGATCTCCGGGGAGTTCTCAGCTCCCAGGGTGTTTAAGCTGAAAGGGAATCGTCTGGTGATTGATATTAACGGTGCGACTCAAGAGATTCGTCCCTTAATTCAAAAGGTTCATCTGCCTCCTGTCGAAAAAATCAGAATTGGCCAACACCCTGCACCCAAGAAAGTCCGGATTGTGCTTGACCTCTCTGAGAATGTTCCCTTTACGACCGAATCGGATGAAAACGTTTTCACGGTTCATTTGATGAAGAGTGGTGTCCCCCAACCCGTTTCTCAGGCTAACGGTGAGACGGCGGTCCAGAATGAGCCCGAAAGCAAAAATGAAGTGGCCAAAGAGGAGAAGCCTTCCGAACCTTCTCCCCCTGAAGCCGCGGCTCCTGCTCCGCCCCAAAACATGGTAAAACGTCCGAAGAAAGGGAATATCCTTTTTGTGGAAAGAACGCAAACCACCAGGAAAAGGTATGTGGGAGAAAAGATTTTCCTTAATTTTCAGGATACGGAGATTTCCAACGTTTTAAGAATTATTTCGGAAGTCAGCGGATTCAATTTTGTGATCGGTGATGAAGTAAAAGGGAAGGTCAACTTAAAATTAAAAAATGTGCCATGGGATCAGGCTCTGGATCTGGTTTTAAAGATGAACAATTTAGGCCAGATCCGGGAGGGTAATATCATCCGTGTCACCAGCCTCGCAAATATCACGAAACAACAAGATGACGAGTTGAAGGTTAAAGACTCCCAGATTAAAACAGAAGATTTGGTAACGCAGGTCATTCATGTGAATTACGCGAAGGCTGTCGAAATGATGGAGCCCCTGAAAAAAAATATGAGTAGTCGGGGCGAGATTACAGCCGATATCCGAACGAATTCATTGGTGATTAAAGATATTGAAAAAAATATTAACCAGGTGGCTGACCTGATTAAAACTCTGGATAGCCGAACACCTCAAGTGCTGATTGAGGCCAGGATCGTTCAGGTCAGTCCCACCTATACCCAAAGTTTAGGGGTTCAGTGGGGGGCTCAAACTTCCCAGGTCATTAATAATAATACCAATCAAATTGGCATTACCTCCGGGATTTCAGGTCCATTTAACGCTCAGACGCCTGGTTTTGCCGTGAATTTACCCGCTGCCTCTCCCTTTGGCGGTGTTGGGTTTAGCTTTGGGACGTTAACAGGGAATCCCCTTAATTTAGATCTTCGCATTTCCGCTGGAGAGGCCCGGGGATTAACCAAGATCATTTCCACTCCAAAAATTGCGGTGCTGGATAACATGGAGGCAAAAATTGAGCAAGGTGAATCAATCCCTTTTGCCACAACTTCCCTGTCGGGAACACAGACGACTTTTGTTGATGCCAATTTGACCCTGACCGTTACGCCTCATGTGACCGCTGATGGAAGCGTGATTATGAAAATCAATACCGCTAAAAACGCTCCGGGATCAACGCGCCAGGGGGCTGCCGGACCCAGTATTTTAAAGAAACAGGCGAGCACCAATATTTTGGTGAAAGACGGGGATACCGCCGTTATTGGCGGTATTTATGAAACCAGCAAGGCGGATTCCACGAGCGGGGTTCCCATTTTATCGAAAATCCCGATCTTGGGGTGGTTTTTTAAGAATCATCAAGTGGATGAAAACACTTCAGAGCTACTTGTTTTCCTCACACCAAAAATCATGAAATAA
- a CDS encoding pilus assembly protein PilP codes for MIRILNIFAFFLIFVFVGCSNTATTEKPVPAGPLPVPKNALTPKPEKNTVVAVTAQPAVQQVTTPPALKADPPPPAAYAYNPEGRKDPFKPFLLGGSSRVSNPAFPLLNYPVSDLKLVAIMGLKKNHFLAMVQTPDGKGYTIRAGMEVGINRGKVKEVTSQSVFIEEDYTEVSGEKKKRTVILSLRPPEEGQI; via the coding sequence ATGATTAGAATTTTGAATATCTTCGCCTTCTTTTTAATATTTGTTTTCGTCGGGTGTTCTAATACCGCTACAACCGAAAAGCCCGTTCCAGCGGGACCTCTGCCGGTTCCGAAGAATGCCTTAACCCCAAAGCCGGAAAAAAATACGGTTGTCGCTGTGACTGCTCAACCCGCTGTTCAACAGGTTACAACGCCTCCCGCTCTCAAAGCAGATCCGCCGCCTCCAGCGGCATACGCCTATAATCCGGAGGGAAGAAAAGATCCGTTTAAACCTTTTTTATTGGGAGGAAGTTCAAGAGTTTCAAATCCAGCGTTTCCTCTTTTAAATTATCCGGTATCAGATTTGAAATTGGTCGCGATCATGGGCCTGAAGAAAAATCATTTTCTAGCCATGGTTCAAACTCCGGATGGAAAAGGGTATACGATAAGAGCCGGGATGGAAGTGGGCATAAACCGGGGAAAAGTCAAAGAAGTAACCAGTCAATCCGTTTTTATTGAAGAAGATTACACAGAAGTGAGCGGTGAAAAGAAAAAACGGACTGTTATTCTTTCACTGCGTCCTCCAGAGGAAGGTCAGATATGA
- the pilO gene encoding type 4a pilus biogenesis protein PilO, which produces MAISDSLNPISPLQKLVILILLLTMIIGGFIYFVYLPDNVEISRLTNDIENLKREIDINKVRAKRLAELKQELENVQRELALKKDQLPPEIQAVQLLEQVEKLGNKIGLEIKLWRPGARRVNSSGLYVELPVDVEFLGSYHEFGMFFDQISKFSQVINVSNLKMGNPKQEKGKWLEPVTFLATAFASVEKKESSPSQEKRK; this is translated from the coding sequence ATGGCTATTTCTGATTCTCTCAATCCCATTTCTCCTCTTCAAAAACTAGTGATTTTAATTTTGCTTTTAACGATGATTATCGGGGGATTTATTTATTTTGTGTATCTCCCTGATAATGTGGAAATCAGCCGGTTGACGAATGACATTGAAAATTTAAAAAGGGAAATCGACATCAATAAAGTCAGAGCCAAGCGTCTGGCAGAACTTAAACAAGAGTTGGAAAACGTTCAAAGGGAACTCGCTTTAAAAAAAGATCAGCTCCCACCGGAAATCCAGGCTGTTCAACTCCTTGAACAGGTTGAAAAATTAGGCAACAAAATCGGCTTGGAAATAAAGTTGTGGCGGCCGGGTGCGAGGAGAGTGAATTCCAGCGGATTGTACGTTGAGCTTCCGGTGGACGTGGAATTTTTGGGAAGTTATCACGAGTTTGGAATGTTTTTTGATCAAATCAGCAAATTCAGCCAGGTGATTAATGTTTCTAATCTTAAAATGGGCAACCCCAAACAGGAAAAGGGAAAATGGCTTGAGCCGGTAACCTTTCTAGCAACGGCTTTTGCGTCTGTTGAGAAAAAAGAAAGCTCCCCTAGCCAGGAAAAAAGAAAATGA
- a CDS encoding PilN domain-containing protein — translation MIKINLLGSPKAKKVKKADQAKVQLFSGLAVIVLSILMTLYGWYWLDHKIVALTNEKTANEKELAALKEKVKEVENLERDKQALQEKIKIIDQLKKNQSGPVHLLDELSKNLPERVWVSTFSEQNGNVDMEGKAMSNTDLVGFIEQLSRSKYIQNVQLIESRSSMESNVNIFTFKIKFQILTSL, via the coding sequence ATGATTAAAATTAACTTACTCGGGTCTCCGAAGGCAAAAAAGGTAAAAAAGGCTGATCAGGCTAAGGTACAGCTTTTCTCGGGGCTGGCCGTTATTGTGCTTTCAATCCTGATGACCCTGTACGGCTGGTATTGGCTCGATCATAAAATTGTCGCTTTGACAAATGAAAAGACGGCAAATGAAAAGGAATTAGCTGCGCTTAAAGAAAAAGTCAAAGAAGTCGAAAATCTTGAAAGAGATAAACAGGCTTTACAAGAAAAAATTAAAATCATTGACCAATTGAAAAAAAACCAGAGCGGACCTGTTCACCTGTTAGATGAATTGAGTAAGAATTTACCGGAACGGGTGTGGGTTTCCACATTCTCTGAACAGAACGGGAACGTGGATATGGAGGGTAAGGCCATGTCCAACACCGACCTTGTCGGGTTTATTGAACAACTCTCCCGGTCAAAATATATCCAGAATGTTCAACTCATTGAATCCAGGTCAAGTATGGAATCTAATGTGAATATTTTTACTTTTAAAATTAAATTTCAAATTCTTACATCTTTGTAA
- the pilM gene encoding type IV pilus assembly protein PilM: MFGMGRKKKVLVGLDIGSNCIKLLQLKETRKSFALEKLGVAQLDPELIVDGTVMDAGRVVETIKTLVEEQKLKVKEVAISVSGHSVIVKKITVPVMTEEELEESIKWEAEQYIPFDINDVNIDSFILGPAESVDGKEQMSVLLVAVKKDKLTEYLTLVQEAGLNPVVVDVDAFTIQNMFEFNYGLDNSVTALVNIGAGVMNINILKNGNFTFTRDISIGGNKYTEIIQKDLSLSFDEAERLKKGEEIEGVNPEALANSIENMNGEIAAEIQRTFDYFKNTSNQEQIDRIFLSGGGAKLKGLVSYLNEKLTLPVEIVNPFKNIEFDPKTFSPDYIQEVGPMTVVAMGLAMRRIGD; encoded by the coding sequence ATGTTTGGAATGGGCAGGAAAAAAAAGGTTTTAGTGGGATTGGACATCGGGTCCAATTGCATTAAACTTCTCCAACTCAAAGAAACCCGGAAGAGCTTTGCTTTAGAAAAATTAGGAGTGGCTCAACTTGACCCGGAGTTAATTGTCGATGGAACGGTGATGGACGCCGGCAGGGTTGTGGAAACGATAAAAACTCTTGTAGAAGAACAAAAGCTGAAAGTCAAGGAGGTAGCGATTTCGGTTTCAGGTCACTCTGTTATTGTTAAGAAAATTACGGTTCCGGTCATGACCGAAGAGGAACTGGAAGAGTCCATAAAATGGGAGGCCGAACAATATATCCCGTTTGATATTAATGATGTCAATATCGATTCATTTATTTTAGGACCCGCCGAATCAGTTGACGGGAAGGAACAGATGTCCGTCCTGCTTGTTGCGGTTAAAAAAGACAAATTGACTGAGTACCTGACGCTTGTCCAGGAAGCCGGATTAAATCCCGTCGTGGTCGATGTGGATGCCTTTACGATTCAAAACATGTTCGAGTTTAATTACGGTTTGGATAATAGCGTCACGGCTCTGGTCAACATCGGAGCGGGGGTCATGAACATCAATATCCTTAAAAACGGAAATTTCACTTTTACGAGAGATATATCGATTGGCGGAAACAAATATACCGAAATCATCCAAAAAGATCTTAGTTTAAGCTTTGATGAGGCGGAAAGGCTTAAAAAAGGGGAAGAGATTGAGGGCGTGAATCCTGAAGCCCTGGCAAATTCCATCGAAAATATGAATGGAGAAATTGCGGCAGAAATTCAGCGGACGTTCGATTACTTTAAAAACACCTCCAATCAGGAGCAAATCGACCGGATATTTTTAAGCGGAGGAGGCGCGAAATTAAAAGGACTGGTTTCCTATTTAAATGAAAAATTAACCCTTCCGGTAGAAATCGTCAACCCCTTTAAAAATATTGAGTTTGATCCCAAAACTTTTAGTCCTGATTATATTCAGGAGGTCGGGCCCATGACGGTGGTTGCGATGGGACTCGCAATGAGAAGAATCGGCGATTGA
- a CDS encoding MerR family transcriptional regulator, with translation MKKNSKKGLKTVDICRMFDISKSTLFRWEKEGLISNIGRDWRNWRIYSQQNLVEIKRMIGKLKNYS, from the coding sequence GGGTTAAAAACGGTTGATATCTGCAGAATGTTCGATATTTCGAAATCAACTTTATTTAGATGGGAAAAAGAAGGTTTAATTTCGAATATCGGGAGGGATTGGAGAAACTGGAGAATTTACTCCCAGCAAAATTTAGTTGAAATCAAAAGAATGATCGGGAAATTGAAGAACTATTCGTAG